The segment CTGCTTCATATTATCGGCTTGCTGGACAAGCCGGATCGCGGGAGCATTTGGCTTCATGATCAGGCTGTTGACACTTTATCTAATAAAGAGTATACCAAGGTAAGGAATGAAATGATCGGCTTCGTGTTCCAGGATTTCAAGCTTATTACGGATATGACCGTTTTTGAAAATGTAGAGATCCCGTTGATTTATGCCAACAAGCTGAATAAGCACCAGCGGAGGCAGCGGATTATGGATGTATTGGAGCAGTTACAAATATCGGATAAAGAGCGGGTGTTCCCGAGTGAGCTTTCCGGAGGACAAAAGCAGCGGGTGGCCATTGCAAGAGCACTGGTCAATAAGCCGAAGCTGCTCATTGCGGATGAGCCTACAGGAAATTTAGATTCTGACATAACCCATGAAATTCTGGAGCTTCTCCAAAGACTGCATCAGGAGGAGAAGCTGACCCTTGTAATCGTTACCCACGACATAGAGGTGGCTGAGCGGGCCAATAAAGTGTATCGTTTAAGTGAAACAGGATTAAACCTATTGTAGAAAGCAGGATTGTGTACATGTCAGATTTAAGCAAGCAGCGTTACCGGTTTAGTGAAGCACCTATATGGAATGTGCAGCGACAGTATTATGAAGAGAAAGGCACGGAGGCCTGGAGAAA is part of the Paenibacillus algicola genome and harbors:
- a CDS encoding ABC transporter ATP-binding protein gives rise to the protein MLTLSHICKSYIHTSNPKSSLKVLEDITLEIKSGDYIAILGTSGVGKSTLLHIIGLLDKPDRGSIWLHDQAVDTLSNKEYTKVRNEMIGFVFQDFKLITDMTVFENVEIPLIYANKLNKHQRRQRIMDVLEQLQISDKERVFPSELSGGQKQRVAIARALVNKPKLLIADEPTGNLDSDITHEILELLQRLHQEEKLTLVIVTHDIEVAERANKVYRLSETGLNLL